Proteins from a single region of Streptomyces sp. Tu 3180:
- the pgsB gene encoding poly-gamma-glutamate synthase PgsB produces MLYLYFVLLVGSAFLLVAGIVEQRRHYAALHSIPSRVLVNGIRGKSSITRLCAGALRGGDLVTVAKTTGTAARFIHPDATEEPVYRKFGIANVVEQIGIVRRAATYRPDALVIECMAVMPALQEVNQSKLIRSTIGVLCNVREDHLAEMGPTLDDVARSLCRSMPENGICVTAEKERFPILQEEADARNCRLVYADPETVTDEELRGFSWFTFKENVAIALVVAELLGVERQVALQGMYDAPPDPGVLSVERYATPEGKRLAFANVFAANDPESTLMNINQLLDLGAVRRPLNVVINCRPDRVERNGQMGEIIPDLQPDNVFVIGHPAKSAIDAIPAQWRERAVDLGGERRSADEFMPALLGRMSDGSSLVAIGNIHGQGEELLEYLAELPADDSDAGPAGPAPAAAAPAQSPRLDPFASYPTAYEERYQASRTQEIPVLRIPAQSTGPYRQQHQEQYPQYQQHGQPYEQYAPDGRTARQVRPDDGEPYGASYGASYDDPHGGHRYPTTEGGGPPARH; encoded by the coding sequence GTGCTCTACCTCTACTTCGTCCTGCTGGTCGGCAGCGCGTTCCTGCTCGTCGCGGGCATCGTGGAGCAGCGCCGGCACTACGCCGCCCTGCACTCCATCCCCTCCCGGGTGCTGGTCAACGGCATCCGCGGCAAGTCCTCCATCACCCGGCTGTGCGCCGGGGCGCTGCGCGGCGGCGACCTGGTCACCGTGGCCAAGACGACCGGCACGGCGGCGCGCTTCATCCACCCGGACGCCACCGAGGAGCCGGTCTACCGCAAGTTCGGCATCGCCAACGTCGTCGAGCAGATCGGCATCGTCCGCCGGGCCGCCACCTACCGCCCCGACGCCCTCGTCATCGAGTGCATGGCGGTCATGCCGGCCCTGCAGGAGGTCAACCAGAGCAAGCTGATCCGCTCCACGATCGGCGTGCTGTGCAACGTCCGCGAGGACCACCTCGCCGAGATGGGCCCCACCCTCGACGACGTGGCCCGCTCGCTGTGCCGCTCGATGCCGGAGAACGGCATCTGCGTCACCGCCGAGAAGGAGCGCTTCCCCATCCTCCAGGAGGAGGCGGACGCCCGTAACTGCCGGCTGGTCTACGCCGACCCGGAGACCGTCACCGACGAGGAGCTGCGCGGCTTCAGCTGGTTCACCTTCAAGGAGAACGTCGCCATCGCCCTGGTCGTCGCCGAGCTGCTCGGCGTGGAGCGCCAGGTCGCCCTGCAGGGCATGTACGACGCCCCGCCGGACCCGGGCGTGCTGTCCGTGGAGCGGTACGCGACCCCCGAGGGCAAGCGGCTCGCCTTCGCCAACGTCTTCGCGGCCAACGACCCCGAGTCGACGCTGATGAACATCAACCAGCTGCTGGACCTCGGCGCCGTCCGCCGCCCGCTGAACGTCGTGATCAACTGCCGCCCGGACCGGGTCGAGCGCAACGGGCAGATGGGCGAGATCATCCCCGACCTCCAGCCGGACAACGTCTTCGTCATCGGCCACCCCGCCAAGAGCGCCATCGACGCCATCCCCGCCCAGTGGCGGGAGCGCGCGGTCGACCTGGGCGGCGAGCGCCGCTCGGCCGACGAGTTCATGCCGGCCCTGCTCGGCCGCATGTCCGACGGCTCCTCCCTGGTCGCCATCGGCAACATCCACGGCCAGGGCGAGGAACTCCTGGAGTACCTGGCCGAGCTCCCGGCGGACGACAGCGACGCCGGTCCGGCGGGCCCGGCGCCGGCCGCCGCCGCCCCGGCCCAGTCGCCGCGCCTGGACCCCTTCGCCTCGTACCCGACGGCGTACGAGGAGCGCTACCAGGCCTCCCGGACCCAGGAGATCCCGGTGCTCCGCATCCCTGCCCAGTCGACGGGGCCGTACCGGCAGCAGCACCAGGAGCAGTACCCGCAGTACCAGCAGCACGGGCAGCCGTACGAGCAGTACGCCCCCGATGGGCGGACCGCCCGGCAGGTCCGGCCGGACGACGGCGAGCCGTACGGCGCGTCGTACGGCGCGTCGTACGACGACCCGCACGGCGGGCACCGGTACCCGACCACCGAGGGCGGCGGACCGCCCGCCCGCCACTGA
- a CDS encoding poly-gamma-glutamate biosynthesis protein PgsC/CapC, protein MTTAALTPEMAALGIAIGLFFSLLCYLTTNLSPGGMITPGWIALTLIEDLQRAAMMVGVTALTYAGTKVMQKLVILYGKRLFAAVVLLGVLLQATVMIVLSIEFPLLYGNQTLGFIVPGLIAYQMVRQPKGATLLATGTVSLMAYIVVAAGLLLGVMPTV, encoded by the coding sequence TTGACCACCGCCGCCCTGACCCCCGAGATGGCCGCCCTGGGCATCGCCATAGGTCTGTTCTTCTCGCTGCTGTGCTACCTCACCACCAACCTGTCGCCCGGCGGCATGATCACCCCCGGCTGGATCGCCCTGACCCTCATCGAGGACCTCCAGCGCGCGGCCATGATGGTCGGCGTCACCGCCCTGACCTACGCGGGCACCAAGGTCATGCAGAAGCTGGTGATCCTCTACGGCAAGCGGCTGTTCGCCGCGGTGGTGCTGCTGGGCGTGCTGCTCCAGGCCACGGTGATGATCGTGCTCTCGATCGAGTTCCCGCTGCTGTACGGCAACCAGACCCTCGGCTTCATCGTGCCGGGCCTGATCGCCTACCAGATGGTGCGCCAGCCCAAGGGCGCCACCCTGCTGGCCACCGGCACGGTCTCCCTGATGGCCTACATCGTCGTCGCCGCCGGCCTGCTGCTCGGCGTCATGCCCACCGTCTGA
- a CDS encoding NlpC/P60 family protein, protein MAGKKKSRPVVSGLVVLALVGASGYLTVELRKQEAPGVTEVRDVGVLDGDRGSGGGSADKGEVTWSRLENPARSVLRGADGQIRGVFTDGARTATLTGPARTFDEPTSTSSKVSTTDWVRLMPEPWEKGAEKEKWFEEWYAEYRDSKEDDLFAFAFQYVAGAPQKKDEQGVVYAGDANFGPLNTAGAEGGDLRLEQSDFYDYLGLPYPFRDGVTGTPEAVRARSLDCSGFIRMVLGYRARYPLMSSDTSGDGLPRTANGMARSDQGVDILPLTGVSADDRPSAIDQLQPGDLVFFKLDARTEERLDHVGMVLGYDTEGHLIFVSSREEVNGPTIGDIGGVSRLDGNGYYAKTLRSAKRM, encoded by the coding sequence ATGGCAGGGAAGAAGAAGTCGCGGCCCGTCGTCTCGGGCCTCGTGGTGCTGGCACTGGTCGGGGCCTCCGGCTACCTCACCGTGGAGCTGCGCAAGCAGGAGGCGCCCGGTGTCACGGAGGTCCGCGACGTCGGCGTCCTGGACGGCGACCGCGGCTCCGGCGGCGGCTCCGCCGACAAGGGCGAGGTGACCTGGTCCCGGCTGGAGAACCCCGCGCGCTCGGTGCTGCGCGGCGCCGACGGCCAGATCCGGGGCGTCTTCACGGACGGGGCGCGCACCGCGACCCTGACCGGGCCGGCCCGCACCTTCGACGAGCCGACGTCCACCTCCTCCAAGGTCTCCACCACGGACTGGGTCCGCCTCATGCCCGAGCCCTGGGAGAAGGGCGCCGAGAAGGAGAAGTGGTTCGAGGAGTGGTACGCCGAGTACCGGGACAGCAAGGAGGACGACCTGTTCGCCTTCGCCTTCCAGTACGTGGCGGGCGCCCCGCAGAAGAAGGACGAGCAGGGCGTCGTCTACGCCGGCGACGCGAACTTCGGGCCGCTGAACACCGCCGGCGCCGAGGGCGGCGACCTGCGCCTGGAGCAGTCCGACTTCTACGACTACCTCGGCCTGCCGTACCCGTTCCGGGACGGCGTGACCGGGACGCCGGAGGCCGTGCGCGCCAGGTCCCTGGACTGCTCGGGCTTCATCCGCATGGTGCTCGGCTACCGCGCCCGCTACCCGCTGATGTCCTCGGACACCTCCGGTGACGGCCTGCCCCGCACCGCCAACGGCATGGCCCGCTCCGATCAGGGCGTCGACATCCTCCCGCTGACCGGTGTGTCGGCGGACGACCGGCCGTCCGCCATCGACCAGCTCCAGCCCGGCGACCTGGTCTTCTTCAAGCTCGACGCGCGCACCGAGGAGCGGCTGGACCACGTGGGCATGGTGCTCGGCTACGACACCGAGGGCCACCTGATCTTCGTGTCCAGCCGGGAGGAGGTCAACGGCCCCACCATCGGCGACATCGGCGGCGTCTCGCGGCTGGACGGCAACGGCTACTACGCCAAGACGCTGCGCAGCGCCAAGCGGATGTGA
- a CDS encoding glycosyltransferase 87 family protein: protein MATGKSDISGWLVRPAGGHLWAGLVALLGALAAHTVRVTSGGGMDNAIVVDAARTWLAGGSPYDDPHFLYLPSAVLAAVPQALLPRSVLGVLVPPAVTAALALGWACALRLHRVPLHSRLAALGLLGLAVGFAPFGQLVRLGNWTVTAALALPLCLLLASRGRWVAAGAVVGVAVALKPLLAPMALLFLFARRWRALAVLVLVPAAASASAALLLPDPAGFLTRTLPFLLRGDDAFVRLYEASPTAVLPRLGVPEAPAGLLALLAAAAGVVCAYRRWHGPGPVPLRLAETSAGLMLSAFLVSRPSYNHYLLVVLPLLLAGLPYAGAVARRPWFWLALVPQLPGVTWPWLESGRRRAFRDAVTLCVLAATVGRHCVRGARGPDGGDGEHGEDAKRRPAAKGRRAAVESV from the coding sequence ATGGCGACGGGCAAAAGCGACATCTCCGGGTGGTTGGTGCGACCCGCGGGCGGGCATCTGTGGGCGGGGCTCGTGGCTCTGCTGGGGGCGCTGGCGGCGCACACGGTGCGGGTGACCTCGGGCGGAGGCATGGACAACGCGATCGTCGTGGACGCCGCGCGGACCTGGCTGGCCGGTGGTTCGCCGTACGACGATCCGCACTTCCTCTATCTGCCGAGCGCGGTCCTGGCCGCCGTCCCGCAGGCGCTGCTGCCGCGCTCCGTGCTCGGCGTGCTGGTGCCGCCGGCGGTCACCGCCGCCCTCGCGCTGGGCTGGGCCTGCGCCCTGCGGCTGCACCGCGTGCCGCTGCACAGCAGGCTCGCGGCCCTGGGGCTGCTGGGCCTCGCGGTGGGCTTCGCGCCGTTCGGGCAGCTGGTGCGGCTGGGCAACTGGACGGTGACGGCCGCGCTCGCGCTGCCGCTGTGCCTGCTGCTGGCGAGCCGGGGCCGGTGGGTCGCGGCGGGCGCGGTCGTCGGGGTGGCCGTGGCGCTGAAGCCGCTGCTCGCGCCGATGGCGCTGCTGTTCCTCTTCGCGCGCCGGTGGCGGGCGCTGGCCGTGCTGGTGCTGGTGCCGGCGGCGGCCTCGGCCTCGGCGGCGCTGCTGCTGCCGGACCCGGCGGGCTTCCTCACCCGCACCCTGCCGTTCCTGCTGCGCGGCGACGACGCCTTCGTGCGGCTCTACGAGGCCTCGCCGACGGCGGTGCTGCCCCGGCTGGGCGTGCCCGAGGCACCGGCCGGGCTGCTCGCGCTGCTCGCGGCCGCGGCGGGGGTGGTGTGCGCGTACCGGCGCTGGCACGGGCCGGGGCCGGTGCCGCTGCGGCTGGCGGAGACGTCCGCGGGGCTGATGCTCTCCGCGTTCCTCGTCTCGCGGCCCTCCTACAACCACTACCTCCTGGTCGTCCTGCCGCTGCTGCTCGCCGGCCTGCCGTACGCCGGGGCGGTGGCCCGGCGGCCCTGGTTCTGGCTCGCCCTGGTGCCGCAGCTGCCGGGCGTGACGTGGCCGTGGCTGGAGTCGGGGCGGCGCCGGGCCTTCAGGGACGCGGTCACGCTGTGCGTGCTGGCGGCGACGGTCGGGCGGCACTGCGTCCGCGGGGCCCGGGGGCCGGACGGCGGGGACGGGGAGCACGGGGAGGACGCGAAGCGGCGTCCGGCCGCGAAAGGGCGGCGTGCGGCCGTAGAATCGGTGTAG
- the rplM gene encoding 50S ribosomal protein L13: MRTYSPKPGDVTRQWHVIDAQDVVLGRLASTAASILRGKHKPIYAPHVDTGDFVIIINADKVHLSGNKRTQKMAYRHSGYPGGLRSVRYDELLAKNPEKAIEKAVKGMLPKNTLGRQMLSKLKVYSGDQHPHAAQQPVPFEITQVAQ, translated from the coding sequence GTGCGTACGTACAGCCCCAAGCCCGGCGATGTGACGCGCCAGTGGCACGTCATCGACGCTCAGGACGTCGTCCTGGGCCGTCTGGCCTCCACTGCGGCCTCCATCCTGCGCGGCAAGCACAAGCCGATCTACGCGCCCCACGTCGACACCGGTGACTTCGTCATCATCATCAACGCCGACAAGGTGCACCTCTCCGGCAACAAGCGGACCCAGAAGATGGCGTACCGCCACTCGGGCTACCCGGGTGGTCTGCGCTCCGTCCGCTACGACGAGCTGCTGGCGAAGAACCCCGAGAAGGCCATCGAGAAGGCCGTCAAGGGCATGCTCCCCAAGAACACCCTGGGCCGTCAGATGCTCTCGAAGCTGAAGGTCTACTCGGGCGACCAGCACCCGCACGCTGCCCAGCAGCCGGTGCCGTTCGAGATCACCCAGGTCGCGCAGTAA
- the rpsI gene encoding 30S ribosomal protein S9 yields MAETTAEQPLEELDIDSYTTESEVPVEGEYTSESMASRFGEPQPAAGLGRRKNAIARVRIVPGSGKWKINGRTLEDYFPNKVHQQEVNEPFKVLELEGRYDVIARIAGGGVSGQAGALRLGVARALNEADVDNNRGPLKKAGFLRRDDRAVERKKAGLKKARKAPQYSKR; encoded by the coding sequence GTGGCCGAGACCACTGCCGAGCAGCCGCTCGAAGAGCTTGACATCGACAGCTACACCACCGAGTCCGAGGTCCCCGTCGAGGGCGAGTACACCTCGGAGTCCATGGCCTCCCGCTTCGGCGAGCCCCAGCCGGCCGCCGGCCTGGGCCGTCGCAAGAACGCCATCGCCCGCGTCCGGATCGTCCCGGGCTCCGGCAAGTGGAAGATCAACGGCCGCACCCTCGAGGACTACTTCCCGAACAAGGTGCACCAGCAGGAAGTCAACGAGCCCTTCAAGGTGCTCGAGCTCGAGGGTCGTTACGACGTCATCGCCCGCATCGCGGGTGGCGGTGTCTCCGGTCAGGCCGGTGCGCTCCGTCTCGGTGTCGCCCGTGCGCTGAACGAGGCCGACGTCGACAACAACCGCGGCCCGCTGAAGAAGGCCGGCTTCCTGCGCCGCGACGACCGCGCGGTCGAGCGGAAGAAGGCCGGTCTGAAGAAGGCCCGCAAGGCCCCGCAGTACAGCAAGCGCTGA
- the glmM gene encoding phosphoglucosamine mutase, producing the protein MGRLFGTDGVRGVANADLTAEMALGLSVAAAHVLAEAGTFEGHRPTAVVGRDPRASGEFLEAAVVAGLASAGVDVLRVGVLPTPAVAYLTGALGADLGVMLSASHNAMPDNGIKFFARGGHKLADELEDRIEAVYEEHRTGAPWDRPTGAGVGRVRDYEEGMEKYVAHLVGVLPNRLDGLKIVLDEAHGAAAKVSPEAFTRAGAEVVTIGAEPDGLNINDGCGSTHLDRLKAAVVEQGADFGIAHDGDADRCLAVDHTGEEVDGDQILAVLALAMRERSALRSDTVVATVMSNLGFKLAMEREGIRLVQTAVGDRYVLEEMKEKDYALGGEQSGHVIVLDHATTGDGTLTGLLLAARVAGTGRPLRELASVMERLPQVLINVPDVDRSRVRTSTELAAAVTEAERELGETGRVLLRPSGTEPLVRVMVEAADIDQARSVAGRLADAVKSALG; encoded by the coding sequence GTGGGACGACTCTTCGGCACGGACGGCGTGCGCGGTGTCGCCAACGCGGACCTGACGGCGGAGATGGCGCTCGGCCTGTCCGTCGCCGCCGCGCACGTACTGGCCGAGGCGGGCACGTTCGAGGGGCACCGGCCCACCGCCGTGGTCGGACGTGACCCGCGCGCGTCCGGGGAGTTCCTGGAGGCCGCCGTGGTCGCGGGCCTGGCGAGCGCGGGCGTGGACGTCCTGCGGGTCGGCGTGCTGCCGACGCCCGCGGTGGCGTACCTCACCGGCGCGCTCGGCGCCGACCTCGGCGTGATGCTCTCCGCCAGCCACAACGCCATGCCGGACAACGGCATCAAGTTCTTCGCACGGGGCGGCCACAAGCTCGCCGACGAGCTGGAGGACCGGATCGAGGCCGTGTACGAGGAGCACCGCACCGGCGCCCCCTGGGACCGCCCGACCGGCGCCGGCGTCGGCCGCGTGCGGGACTACGAGGAGGGGATGGAGAAGTACGTCGCCCACCTCGTCGGCGTCCTCCCCAACCGGCTGGACGGACTGAAGATCGTCCTCGACGAGGCGCACGGCGCCGCCGCCAAGGTCTCGCCGGAGGCGTTCACGCGCGCCGGGGCCGAGGTCGTCACCATCGGCGCCGAGCCGGACGGGCTCAACATCAACGACGGCTGCGGCTCGACCCACCTGGACCGGCTGAAGGCCGCCGTCGTCGAGCAGGGGGCCGACTTCGGCATCGCGCACGACGGCGACGCCGACCGGTGCCTGGCCGTGGACCACACCGGCGAGGAGGTCGACGGGGACCAGATCCTCGCCGTGCTCGCGCTGGCGATGCGGGAGCGTTCCGCACTGCGCTCCGACACCGTCGTCGCGACCGTGATGTCCAACCTCGGCTTCAAGCTCGCCATGGAGCGCGAGGGCATCCGGCTCGTGCAGACCGCGGTCGGCGACCGGTACGTGCTGGAGGAGATGAAGGAGAAGGACTACGCCCTCGGCGGCGAGCAGTCCGGCCACGTCATCGTCCTCGACCACGCCACCACGGGCGACGGCACGCTGACCGGCCTGCTGCTCGCGGCGCGGGTCGCCGGGACCGGGCGCCCGCTGCGGGAGCTGGCGTCGGTGATGGAGCGGCTGCCGCAGGTGCTCATCAACGTGCCGGACGTGGACAGGTCCCGGGTGAGGACCTCCACCGAACTCGCGGCCGCCGTCACCGAGGCCGAGCGGGAACTGGGGGAGACCGGGCGCGTGCTGCTCCGCCCCTCGGGCACGGAACCGCTGGTGCGGGTGATGGTGGAGGCCGCGGACATCGACCAGGCCCGCTCGGTGGCGGGACGCCTGGCGGACGCGGTGAAGTCGGCGCTGGGCTAG